From the Kitasatospora viridis genome, one window contains:
- a CDS encoding CTP synthase C-terminal region-related (seleno)protein, with amino-acid sequence MTETPVAARLALVGDRSANVRSHTNIPGLLDQLAERHRLAIDAYWIPTEEGAEVAGFDGVWLLPGSPYRSEQGALAAVRTAREQDIPFLGTCAGFQHAILEFARSVCGLADAGHAENDPDTERAVIVPLSCSLVGHEGAVLAEPDTLAGRLLAARRTVERYHCNYGAAPAHLPELAARGMRFSGRDEAGELRVLELAEHPFFLATLFQPELAERTDDVHPLIRGFAEAVVAHARAGSLTAPAGASGS; translated from the coding sequence ATGACCGAAACCCCCGTCGCGGCCCGGCTGGCCCTGGTCGGCGACCGCTCCGCCAACGTCCGTTCCCACACCAACATCCCCGGGCTGCTGGACCAGCTCGCCGAGCGCCACCGGCTGGCGATCGACGCCTACTGGATCCCCACCGAGGAGGGCGCCGAGGTCGCCGGCTTCGACGGCGTCTGGCTGCTGCCCGGCAGCCCCTACCGCAGCGAGCAGGGCGCGCTGGCGGCCGTGCGCACCGCCCGCGAGCAGGACATCCCGTTCCTCGGCACCTGCGCCGGCTTCCAGCACGCGATCCTGGAGTTCGCCCGCTCGGTCTGCGGGCTGGCCGACGCCGGGCACGCGGAGAACGACCCGGACACCGAGCGGGCCGTGATCGTGCCGCTCAGCTGCTCGCTGGTCGGCCACGAGGGCGCGGTGCTGGCGGAGCCCGACACGCTGGCCGGGCGGCTGTTGGCGGCCCGCCGCACCGTCGAGCGCTACCACTGCAACTACGGCGCCGCGCCCGCCCACCTGCCCGAACTCGCCGCCCGCGGAATGCGGTTCAGCGGCAGGGACGAGGCCGGCGAGCTGCGCGTGCTGGAGCTGGCGGAGCACCCGTTCTTCCTGGCCACGCTCTTCCAGCCGGAGCTGGCGGAGCGCACCGACGACGTGCACCCGCTGATCCGCGGCTTCGCCGAGGCCGTGGTGGCGCACGCCCGGGCCGGGAGCCTCACTGCCCCGGCGGGAGCGTCAGGTAGCTGA
- a CDS encoding helix-turn-helix domain-containing protein, which yields MTTEEELPGLGPRLREHRQSSRLTLEAAAARAGLSPAYLSRLETGRRQPSLPVLLSLARLYGATVAGLLGEQPGAPDPVIRGGEIEPSRTGGWGYRRAGAPGMAMQALRVQIPPGLQDAVVRVHAGEEWLHVTKGRLRLTLGQEHHFLEAGDSAQFDSLTPHQFAAESADGVEMLFVHTLLQSPASDLCLPAPAVSRTAP from the coding sequence ATGACCACCGAAGAGGAGCTGCCGGGGCTCGGCCCCCGGCTGCGGGAGCACCGGCAGAGCAGCCGGCTGACCCTGGAGGCGGCCGCCGCCCGGGCCGGCCTCTCGCCAGCCTATCTGTCGCGGCTGGAGACCGGCCGCCGGCAGCCCTCGCTGCCGGTGCTGCTCTCGCTGGCCCGGCTCTACGGCGCGACGGTGGCCGGGCTGCTCGGCGAGCAGCCCGGCGCCCCCGACCCGGTGATCCGCGGCGGGGAGATCGAGCCCAGCCGCACCGGCGGCTGGGGCTACCGCCGGGCCGGCGCGCCCGGCATGGCGATGCAGGCGCTGCGGGTGCAGATCCCGCCCGGCCTGCAGGACGCGGTGGTCCGGGTGCACGCCGGCGAGGAGTGGCTGCACGTGACCAAGGGGCGGCTGCGGCTGACCCTCGGTCAGGAGCACCACTTCCTCGAAGCCGGTGACAGCGCCCAGTTCGACTCGCTGACCCCGCACCAGTTCGCCGCGGAGTCGGCCGACGGGGTGGAGATGCTCTTCGTCCACACCCTGCTGCAGAGCCCGGCCAGTGACCTGTGCCTGCCGGCGCCCGCCGTCTCCCGCACCGCGCCCTGA
- a CDS encoding DUF6126 family protein — protein MAVQRVQYAPTTDGGKRTDRRVAFRLFVYMAAAHLFGAFLFLLFWLGAHR, from the coding sequence ATGGCCGTTCAGCGCGTCCAGTACGCCCCCACCACCGACGGCGGCAAGCGGACCGACCGCCGGGTCGCCTTCCGGCTGTTCGTCTACATGGCCGCCGCCCACCTGTTCGGCGCCTTCCTCTTCCTGCTGTTCTGGCTCGGTGCGCACCGCTGA
- a CDS encoding glycoside hydrolase family 65 protein, giving the protein MTAQEGFAVDPWGITEHRLDLPGLARSESVFALSNGHIGLRANLDEGEPHGLPGTYLNGVFELRPLPYPEGGYGYPESGQSVINVTNGKLVRLLVDDEPFDLRYGELRGHRRWLDFREGVLRREAEWTSPAGRTVKVRSARLVSLTQRAIAAVDYEVEAVDGPVRIVVQSELVANEQLPESSEGDPRAAAVLEAPLVAEAHHAHGTKATLVHHTRYSNLRLAAGMDHVIEGPDGVSVTSEARHDQARISVTTVLQPGERLRLTKIIGYGWSATRSLPAVRDQVEAAITAARYSGWDGLLTEQKAYLEEFWATSDIEIEGDVELQQAVRFALFHVVQASARSEERAIPAKGLTGPGYDGHSFWDTETFVLPVLTYCLPGAVAQALRWRYSTLPLARERAAQLGLDGAVFPWRTIRGEECSGYWPAGTAAFHIGADIAVAVSRYVRATGDVEFERRYGLELLVETARMWRSLGHHDSAGQFRIEGVTGPDEYSAVADNNVFTNLMAQTNLRAAADAVGRHQLEADALGVDTEETAAWRDAAAAMYIPYDEKLGVHPQADGFTNHQVWDFEGTPSEKYPLLLHYPYFDLYRKQVVKQADLVLAMQVRGDAFTPEQKARNFAYYERLTVRDSSLSACTQAVMAAEVGQLDLAYDYTAEAALMDLHDLGGNTKDGLHMASLAGACIALVAGFGGMRDHGEAIGFRPRLPAGLTRLAFSMKIRQHLLRVEITHEETTYTLREGDKILVEHELEQLWVEVGSPVSRATVTPPAGERPVQPVGREPARRAAQAAAIGGSAMGEHLAAE; this is encoded by the coding sequence ATGACCGCACAGGAGGGCTTCGCGGTCGATCCGTGGGGCATCACCGAGCACCGGCTCGACCTGCCGGGCCTGGCCCGCAGCGAATCCGTCTTCGCGCTCTCCAACGGCCACATCGGCCTGCGCGCCAACCTGGACGAGGGCGAGCCGCACGGCCTGCCCGGCACCTACCTGAACGGCGTCTTCGAGCTGCGCCCGCTGCCCTACCCGGAGGGCGGCTACGGCTACCCGGAGTCCGGGCAGAGCGTCATCAACGTCACCAACGGCAAGCTGGTCCGGCTGCTGGTCGACGACGAGCCGTTCGACCTGCGCTACGGCGAGCTGCGCGGCCACCGCCGCTGGCTGGACTTCCGCGAGGGCGTGCTGCGCCGCGAGGCCGAGTGGACCTCGCCGGCCGGTCGGACCGTGAAGGTCCGCTCGGCCCGGCTGGTCTCGCTCACCCAGCGGGCGATCGCCGCGGTGGACTACGAGGTCGAGGCGGTGGACGGCCCGGTCCGGATCGTCGTCCAGTCCGAGCTGGTGGCCAACGAGCAGCTGCCGGAGAGCTCGGAGGGCGACCCGCGGGCGGCCGCCGTGCTGGAGGCCCCGTTGGTCGCCGAGGCGCACCACGCGCACGGCACCAAGGCGACGCTGGTGCACCACACCCGCTACAGCAACCTGCGGCTCGCGGCCGGCATGGACCACGTGATCGAGGGCCCGGACGGGGTCAGCGTGACCAGCGAGGCCCGGCACGACCAGGCCCGGATCAGCGTCACCACGGTGCTGCAGCCCGGCGAGCGGCTGCGGCTGACCAAGATCATCGGCTACGGCTGGTCCGCCACCCGCTCGCTGCCGGCCGTCCGGGACCAGGTGGAGGCGGCGATCACCGCCGCCCGCTACTCCGGCTGGGACGGGCTGCTGACCGAGCAGAAGGCGTACCTGGAGGAGTTCTGGGCGACCAGCGACATCGAGATCGAGGGCGACGTCGAGCTCCAGCAGGCGGTCCGGTTCGCGCTCTTCCACGTCGTGCAGGCCTCCGCCCGCAGCGAGGAGCGGGCCATCCCGGCCAAGGGCCTGACCGGCCCGGGCTACGACGGGCACAGCTTCTGGGACACCGAGACCTTCGTGCTGCCGGTGCTCACCTACTGCCTGCCCGGCGCGGTCGCCCAGGCGCTGCGCTGGCGCTACTCCACGCTGCCGCTGGCCCGGGAGCGGGCCGCCCAGCTCGGGCTGGACGGCGCGGTCTTCCCCTGGCGCACCATCAGGGGCGAGGAGTGCTCGGGCTACTGGCCGGCCGGCACCGCGGCCTTCCACATCGGGGCGGACATCGCAGTGGCGGTGTCGCGCTACGTCCGGGCCACCGGGGACGTGGAGTTCGAGCGGCGCTACGGCCTGGAGCTGCTGGTCGAGACCGCCCGGATGTGGCGCTCGCTGGGCCACCACGACTCGGCCGGCCAGTTCCGGATCGAGGGCGTCACCGGGCCGGACGAGTACAGCGCGGTGGCCGACAACAACGTCTTCACCAACCTGATGGCGCAGACCAACCTGCGCGCCGCGGCCGACGCGGTGGGCCGCCACCAGCTGGAGGCCGACGCGCTCGGGGTGGACACCGAGGAGACCGCCGCCTGGCGGGACGCCGCCGCCGCGATGTACATCCCGTACGACGAGAAGCTCGGCGTGCACCCGCAGGCCGACGGCTTCACCAACCACCAGGTCTGGGACTTCGAGGGCACCCCGTCCGAGAAGTACCCGCTGCTGCTGCACTACCCGTACTTCGACCTGTACCGCAAGCAGGTGGTCAAGCAGGCCGACCTGGTGCTGGCGATGCAGGTCCGCGGCGACGCCTTCACCCCGGAGCAGAAGGCCCGCAACTTCGCCTACTACGAGCGCCTGACGGTGCGTGACTCCTCGCTGTCCGCCTGCACCCAGGCGGTGATGGCGGCGGAGGTGGGCCAGCTCGACCTGGCCTACGACTACACCGCCGAGGCCGCCCTGATGGACCTGCACGACCTGGGCGGCAACACCAAGGACGGCCTGCACATGGCCTCGCTGGCCGGTGCCTGCATCGCCCTGGTGGCCGGCTTCGGCGGCATGCGCGACCACGGCGAGGCGATCGGCTTCCGGCCCCGGCTGCCCGCCGGACTCACCCGGCTGGCCTTCTCGATGAAGATCCGTCAGCACCTGCTGCGGGTGGAGATCACCCACGAGGAGACCACCTACACGCTGCGCGAGGGCGACAAGATCCTGGTCGAGCACGAGCTGGAGCAGCTCTGGGTGGAGGTCGGCAGTCCGGTGAGCCGGGCCACCGTCACCCCGCCGGCCGGCGAGCGGCCGGTCCAGCCGGTCGGCCGCGAGCCCGCCCGCCGGGCCGCCCAGGCGGCCGCGATCGGCGGGTCGGCGATGGGGGAGCACCTGGCGGCCGAGTGA
- a CDS encoding tyrosine-protein phosphatase: MLTSPRLLAAAAALTGTLVLGTASPALAQGHHHGGIPFTAATATQQADGSFALTWTAPGVHHVTVYAGQDRDRIAQRKPVARAAGSTTVTVTLPAADRWYFELVPDHGDPLTIADRDLHLASAPNFRDAGGYRTTDGRWVRMGEVYRSGDLSKLSAADLAKLQRLGIAQVYDLRTPAEQQAAPDKLPAGATEHSENVLGVAGTGAFDVTTPAAAVQAMEDAERTMVAAPSAKSAYQAVLDSLAARGDGGTVLYHCTAGKDRTGWASAVLLTALGVPRDTVMSDYLASNTYRAQVNAATLAQLPAAYQPVYKPLLEVRPEYLNAGFDEVAKDFGGFDAYLHDGLGLTHQDLRELKEQLLAD; this comes from the coding sequence ATGCTGACTTCCCCCCGACTGCTCGCCGCCGCTGCCGCGCTGACCGGCACCCTCGTCCTCGGCACCGCCTCCCCCGCCCTCGCCCAGGGCCACCACCACGGCGGCATCCCGTTCACCGCGGCCACCGCCACCCAGCAAGCCGACGGCTCGTTCGCCCTGACCTGGACCGCCCCCGGCGTCCACCACGTCACCGTCTACGCCGGCCAGGACCGCGACCGGATCGCCCAGCGCAAGCCGGTCGCCCGCGCCGCCGGCTCCACCACGGTCACCGTCACCCTCCCCGCCGCCGACCGCTGGTACTTCGAGCTGGTCCCCGACCACGGCGACCCGCTGACCATCGCCGACCGCGACCTGCACCTTGCCTCCGCCCCCAACTTCCGTGACGCCGGCGGCTACCGCACCACCGACGGCCGCTGGGTCCGGATGGGCGAGGTCTACCGCTCCGGTGACCTCAGCAAGCTCTCCGCCGCCGACCTGGCCAAGCTCCAGCGCCTCGGCATCGCCCAGGTCTACGACCTGCGCACCCCCGCCGAGCAGCAGGCCGCTCCCGACAAGCTGCCGGCCGGCGCCACCGAGCACAGCGAGAACGTGCTCGGCGTCGCCGGCACCGGCGCGTTCGACGTCACCACCCCGGCCGCCGCCGTCCAGGCCATGGAGGACGCCGAGCGGACCATGGTCGCCGCCCCCTCCGCCAAGTCGGCCTACCAGGCCGTGCTCGACTCCCTGGCCGCGCGCGGCGACGGCGGCACCGTCCTCTACCACTGCACCGCCGGCAAGGACCGCACCGGCTGGGCCAGCGCCGTGCTGCTCACCGCCCTCGGCGTGCCGCGCGACACCGTGATGTCCGACTACCTGGCCAGCAACACCTACCGGGCGCAGGTCAACGCCGCCACCCTGGCCCAGCTCCCCGCGGCCTACCAGCCCGTCTACAAGCCCCTGCTGGAGGTCCGCCCCGAGTACCTCAACGCCGGCTTCGACGAGGTCGCCAAGGACTTCGGCGGCTTCGACGCCTACCTGCACGACGGCCTCGGCCTGACCCACCAGGACCTGCGCGAGCTGAAGGAACAGCTCCTGGCGGACTGA
- a CDS encoding LysR family transcriptional regulator → MDPHLLRTFTAVARTGSFSAAAQELGYTQSAVSQQIAALEADLGMPLLTRRPVGTTEAGTRLLEHAEPLLLRLAAVRTELRRLVAAPSARLAVGLTPLADSGALAAALARLRVEQPLLRVTVETTDAAAALAALATDGLDLALVDGIAAPTDPLRLPEADQPPTAALAVSEEPLVLVLPPGHPLAHRAALRLADLADARWLDAPEAAVPLAALRAAARTDGFHPHLAYRGTDPHALTALVAAGHGLAVLPRRCAAPALAAVPVGEPRLLHRTELRHPRHPAAAVTRLLDLLD, encoded by the coding sequence ATGGATCCGCACCTGCTCCGCACCTTCACCGCCGTCGCCCGGACCGGCTCGTTCTCGGCGGCCGCCCAGGAGCTCGGCTACACCCAGTCCGCCGTCTCCCAGCAGATCGCCGCGCTGGAGGCCGACCTCGGCATGCCGCTGCTCACCCGCCGCCCGGTCGGCACCACCGAGGCGGGCACCCGGCTGCTGGAGCACGCCGAACCGCTGCTGCTGCGGCTGGCGGCGGTGCGCACCGAGCTGCGCCGGCTGGTCGCCGCGCCCAGCGCCCGGCTCGCGGTCGGCCTCACCCCGCTCGCCGACTCCGGGGCGCTGGCCGCCGCGCTGGCCCGGCTGCGGGTCGAGCAGCCGCTGCTGCGGGTCACCGTCGAGACCACGGACGCCGCCGCCGCGCTGGCCGCGCTCGCCACCGACGGGCTGGACCTGGCGCTGGTGGACGGGATCGCGGCGCCCACCGATCCGCTGCGGCTGCCCGAGGCCGACCAGCCGCCGACCGCCGCCCTGGCGGTGTCCGAGGAGCCGCTGGTGCTGGTGCTGCCGCCCGGCCACCCGCTGGCCCACCGCGCGGCGCTGCGGCTCGCCGACCTGGCCGACGCGCGCTGGCTGGACGCGCCGGAGGCGGCCGTCCCGCTGGCCGCCCTGCGGGCCGCCGCCCGCACCGACGGGTTCCACCCGCACCTGGCCTACCGGGGCACCGATCCGCACGCGCTCACCGCGCTGGTCGCGGCCGGCCACGGCCTCGCGGTGCTCCCCCGCCGGTGCGCCGCCCCCGCGCTGGCCGCCGTGCCGGTCGGCGAGCCGCGCCTGCTGCACCGCACCGAGCTGCGCCATCCGCGCCACCCGGCCGCCGCGGTCACCCGGCTGCTCGACCTGCTGGACTGA
- a CDS encoding WD40/YVTN/BNR-like repeat-containing protein: MTLTVGSPAGAAPLPHAGGTGSTVRPLDKGDGGDDESDSIQEGADQRAEARTAPGVVAPGAFTAAWDAMKALPASGGDWRHTTGLVYNSDDPRYRDTSSNSSAGMGDVTGRMSAVAADDQGHVYAGSAGGGVWRSSTGGGHWQPISDQLPSQATGALALDAQGRLWLGTGEASTNSDAYLGSGVYVLDHPASGKFSTRSRVGGSELDSTTIHELRFGGNKVWAATSHGVWSHSTTDLSGPWTLEFAPNPDYLPGGKLANDPSAPYKNLANDIAIDANDPSKVVLAIGWRSGDPTNGFYSKAADGSWQRASSLGDLPTDAANVGEVTFARSADGSRYYAIDQSPALQTSNPASALDGIFVSKSGSPLGPWTRIADATKLGNSGSALNTASQLPGQQSWYDQSLQVDPTDPNHVWAGLEEVFETKDGGTSWSTPGPYWNFNFPCWSIDPTKQSGSCPQTTHPDQHALAVGSLNGKPYVVAGNDGGLYSRPVNGQVDPLGHATDWKSLNDGTIDTLEYYSVGVGKDLTYGGVSVTGGMQDNGQSMLRGGHDKVMGSNFGGDGGGTLTDPANGCNIAQEYVYLAVNVTQNCAVNDGSYLTDPSKATSFSVAPPDNAAGPDGARFIAPLAADQQNSNLWVAGGRHVWVQTQGYAIRSSTAWQSAFDLGDGHLATAVAASGGKVYAAWCGPCDVKGFTRGLAVGNADGTGWQQLTLPVDGTVPNRYLAGLAVDPKNSSHVYLAVNGFSRAWTGGPGAGVGHVFESTDAGAHWSDISANLPDVPADSLAITPSGGLALATDLGVVYRPAGQTGWERVGHLPAVAVDELQIGADGRLYAATHGRGIWSVDLCALDGNDQGDQNQQ, encoded by the coding sequence ATGACCCTGACCGTCGGCTCACCCGCCGGCGCGGCCCCGCTCCCGCACGCGGGCGGCACGGGCAGCACGGTGCGACCACTGGACAAGGGCGACGGGGGTGACGACGAGTCGGACTCCATCCAGGAGGGCGCCGACCAGCGCGCCGAGGCCCGCACCGCCCCCGGCGTGGTCGCCCCCGGCGCCTTCACCGCCGCCTGGGACGCGATGAAGGCACTGCCCGCCAGCGGCGGGGACTGGCGGCACACCACCGGGCTGGTCTACAACTCGGACGACCCGCGCTACCGCGACACCTCCTCCAACTCCTCGGCGGGCATGGGCGACGTGACCGGCCGGATGTCGGCCGTCGCCGCCGACGACCAGGGCCACGTCTACGCCGGCAGCGCGGGCGGCGGCGTCTGGCGTTCTTCCACCGGCGGCGGCCACTGGCAGCCGATCAGCGACCAGCTGCCCAGCCAGGCCACCGGCGCGCTGGCCCTGGACGCGCAGGGCCGGCTCTGGCTCGGCACCGGCGAGGCCAGCACCAACTCCGACGCCTACCTGGGCTCCGGGGTCTACGTGCTGGACCACCCGGCCAGCGGCAAGTTCTCCACCCGCTCCCGGGTCGGCGGCTCCGAGCTGGACAGCACCACCATCCACGAGCTGCGGTTCGGCGGGAACAAGGTGTGGGCCGCCACCAGCCACGGCGTGTGGAGCCACTCCACCACCGACCTGAGCGGCCCGTGGACCCTGGAGTTCGCGCCGAACCCGGACTACCTGCCCGGCGGCAAGCTGGCGAACGACCCGAGCGCGCCGTACAAGAACCTCGCCAACGACATCGCGATCGACGCCAACGACCCGTCCAAGGTGGTGCTGGCGATCGGCTGGCGCAGCGGCGACCCGACCAACGGCTTCTACAGCAAGGCCGCGGACGGCAGTTGGCAGCGGGCGAGCTCGCTCGGTGACCTGCCGACCGACGCGGCGAACGTCGGCGAGGTGACCTTCGCCCGCTCGGCCGACGGTTCCCGCTACTACGCCATCGACCAGTCCCCGGCGCTGCAGACCAGCAACCCGGCCAGCGCGCTGGACGGCATCTTCGTCTCCAAGTCGGGCTCCCCGCTGGGCCCGTGGACCCGGATCGCGGACGCCACCAAGCTCGGCAACTCCGGCTCGGCGCTGAACACCGCCAGCCAGCTGCCCGGCCAGCAGTCCTGGTACGACCAGTCGCTCCAGGTGGACCCGACCGACCCGAACCACGTCTGGGCCGGCCTGGAGGAGGTCTTCGAGACCAAGGACGGCGGCACCAGCTGGAGCACCCCGGGCCCGTACTGGAACTTCAACTTCCCCTGCTGGAGCATCGACCCGACCAAGCAGAGCGGCAGCTGCCCGCAGACCACCCACCCGGACCAGCACGCGCTCGCGGTGGGCAGCCTGAACGGCAAGCCCTACGTGGTGGCCGGCAACGACGGCGGCCTCTACTCCCGCCCGGTCAACGGCCAGGTCGACCCGCTCGGCCACGCCACCGACTGGAAGTCGCTGAACGACGGCACCATCGACACCCTGGAGTACTACTCGGTCGGGGTCGGCAAGGACCTGACCTACGGCGGCGTCTCGGTCACCGGCGGCATGCAGGACAACGGCCAGTCGATGCTGCGCGGCGGCCACGACAAGGTGATGGGCTCCAACTTCGGCGGCGACGGCGGCGGCACCCTCACCGACCCGGCCAACGGCTGCAACATCGCCCAGGAGTACGTCTACCTGGCCGTCAACGTGACCCAGAACTGCGCCGTCAACGACGGCAGCTACCTGACCGACCCGAGCAAGGCCACCAGCTTCTCGGTCGCCCCGCCCGACAACGCGGCCGGCCCGGACGGCGCCCGCTTCATCGCCCCGCTCGCCGCCGACCAGCAGAACAGCAACCTCTGGGTGGCCGGCGGCCGGCACGTCTGGGTGCAGACCCAGGGCTACGCGATCCGCAGTTCCACCGCCTGGCAGAGCGCCTTCGACCTCGGTGACGGCCACCTCGCCACCGCCGTCGCGGCCTCCGGCGGCAAGGTCTACGCGGCCTGGTGCGGCCCGTGCGACGTCAAGGGCTTCACCCGCGGCCTCGCGGTCGGCAACGCCGACGGCACCGGCTGGCAGCAGCTCACCCTGCCGGTGGACGGCACCGTGCCCAACCGCTACCTGGCCGGCCTGGCGGTCGACCCGAAGAACTCCAGCCACGTCTACCTCGCGGTGAACGGGTTCTCCCGGGCCTGGACCGGCGGCCCGGGCGCGGGCGTCGGCCACGTCTTCGAGTCCACCGACGCGGGCGCGCACTGGAGCGACATCTCCGCCAACCTGCCGGACGTGCCGGCCGACTCACTGGCCATCACCCCGAGCGGCGGCCTGGCGCTGGCCACCGACCTCGGCGTGGTCTACCGCCCGGCCGGCCAGACCGGCTGGGAGCGGGTCGGCCACCTGCCGGCCGTCGCGGTGGACGAGCTGCAGATCGGCGCCGACGGGCGGCTCTACGCGGCCACCCACGGGCGCGGCATCTGGTCCGTCGACCTGTGCGCACTGGACGGCAACGACCAGGGCGACCAGAACCAGCAGTGA
- a CDS encoding enoyl-CoA hydratase/isomerase family protein: protein MTSQQPAPADHVRAERDGRVGRLRLDRPRAINALDHPMVLALHAALDAWAEDPAVAAVVLTGAGERGLCAGGDIRFFHDSAKQDGTAARAFFRDEYLLNHRIAGYPKPYVAVMDGLVLGGGVGVSAHGSVRVVTERAQVGMPETAIGFVPDVGGSWLLARAPGELGTHLALTAGRMTAADAIHCGFADHLLPTDRVAAFTAALAELEPLDAVREFTVPAGPSELAAERDWIDHCYAADSVEEILDRLTAADLPAAKEAAEQIRAKSPTALKTTLAALRRARRLPSLAAALEQEFRIAWAGLADPDFIEGIRAQVVDKDRNPRWSPAELAGVGEAEVARHFAPVPAGQELGLAVLPD from the coding sequence ATGACCTCCCAGCAACCCGCCCCCGCCGACCACGTCCGGGCCGAGCGGGACGGCCGGGTGGGCCGGCTGCGGCTCGACCGGCCCCGGGCGATCAACGCGCTCGACCACCCGATGGTGCTCGCCCTGCACGCCGCGCTGGACGCCTGGGCCGAGGACCCGGCGGTGGCCGCGGTGGTGCTCACCGGCGCCGGCGAGCGGGGCCTGTGCGCCGGCGGCGACATCCGGTTCTTCCACGACAGCGCCAAGCAGGACGGCACGGCGGCCCGGGCCTTCTTCCGCGACGAGTACCTGCTGAACCACCGGATCGCCGGTTACCCCAAGCCCTACGTCGCCGTGATGGACGGCCTGGTGCTGGGCGGCGGGGTCGGCGTCTCGGCGCACGGCTCGGTCCGGGTGGTCACCGAGCGGGCCCAGGTGGGCATGCCGGAGACGGCGATCGGCTTCGTGCCGGACGTGGGCGGCAGTTGGCTGCTGGCCCGGGCCCCCGGCGAGCTGGGCACCCACCTGGCGCTGACCGCCGGCCGGATGACGGCCGCCGACGCGATCCACTGCGGCTTCGCCGACCACCTGCTGCCCACCGACCGGGTGGCGGCCTTCACCGCCGCCCTGGCCGAGCTGGAACCCCTCGACGCGGTGCGGGAGTTCACCGTGCCCGCCGGCCCCTCCGAGCTGGCCGCCGAGCGGGACTGGATCGACCACTGCTACGCGGCCGACAGCGTGGAGGAGATCCTCGACCGGCTGACCGCGGCCGACCTGCCGGCCGCCAAGGAGGCCGCCGAGCAGATCCGGGCCAAGTCGCCCACCGCGCTGAAGACCACCCTGGCGGCGCTGCGCCGGGCCCGCCGACTGCCCTCGCTGGCCGCCGCGCTGGAGCAGGAGTTCCGGATCGCCTGGGCCGGGCTGGCGGATCCGGACTTCATCGAGGGCATCCGGGCGCAGGTGGTGGACAAGGACCGCAACCCGCGCTGGTCCCCCGCCGAGCTGGCCGGGGTCGGGGAGGCGGAGGTGGCGCGGCACTTCGCCCCGGTGCCGGCCGGGCAGGAGCTGGGGCTCGCGGTGCTGCCCGACTGA
- a CDS encoding HAD family hydrolase, whose translation MLGLPDHIRACLFDLDGVLTQTAKVHAAAWKAMFDDFLRSEAERTGTEFVPFDQTTEYDRYVDGRPRLDGTRTFLASRGIELPEGAPDDAPGTRSINGLSTTKNELVLRLIREQGVQPYQGSVDYLDRLAAAGVPRAVVSSSANCRDVLKAAGIDGYFDTVIDGVVATREGLPGKPAPDTYLAAARELGVEPGAAAVFEDALAGVASGRAGGFGCVVGVNRTGQAEALRENGADLVVDDLNELIEGAAK comes from the coding sequence ATGCTGGGGCTACCCGACCACATCCGCGCCTGTCTCTTCGACCTGGACGGTGTGCTGACGCAGACCGCCAAGGTCCACGCGGCCGCCTGGAAGGCGATGTTCGACGACTTCCTGCGGTCCGAGGCCGAGCGCACCGGCACCGAATTCGTGCCCTTCGACCAGACCACCGAGTACGACCGGTACGTGGACGGCCGCCCCCGGCTGGACGGCACCCGGACCTTCCTCGCCTCCCGGGGCATCGAACTGCCCGAGGGCGCCCCCGACGACGCCCCCGGCACCCGCAGCATCAACGGCCTGAGCACCACCAAGAACGAGCTGGTGCTCCGCCTGATCCGGGAGCAGGGCGTGCAGCCCTACCAGGGCTCGGTCGACTACCTGGACCGGCTGGCCGCGGCCGGCGTGCCGCGCGCCGTGGTCTCCTCCAGCGCCAACTGCCGGGACGTGCTCAAGGCCGCCGGCATCGACGGCTACTTCGACACCGTGATCGACGGCGTGGTGGCCACCCGCGAGGGCCTGCCCGGCAAGCCGGCCCCCGACACCTACCTGGCCGCCGCCCGCGAGCTCGGCGTCGAGCCCGGCGCGGCGGCCGTCTTCGAGGACGCGCTGGCCGGGGTCGCCTCCGGCCGGGCCGGCGGCTTCGGCTGCGTGGTCGGGGTCAACCGCACCGGCCAGGCCGAGGCGCTGCGCGAGAACGGCGCGGACCTCGTGGTCGACGACCTGAACGAACTCATCGAGGGGGCGGCGAAATGA